A genomic stretch from Desulfolutivibrio sulfodismutans DSM 3696 includes:
- a CDS encoding prephenate dehydrogenase/arogenate dehydrogenase family protein, with product MTISSIAIVGARGGMGRLFVNRCREAGLDVRELDRPLTPEKVAAAVDGADMVLLSVPVTVTGDVARCVVPAMKPGAILADVGSVKVLPVQDMLSAYQGPVVGTHPLFGPNPATGEKTGADGTAEALRVAVMPGCPGRDEAAAQAVERFMETLGFVAFRTDPHEHDRAMAFVQGLNFVTTVAYLAAQQNAGDIEKFITPSFTRRLAAAKKLILEDAGLFGVLFEANPHSQEAVRTYRNFLNVAAGGDVDLLATRAAAWWSREPSAKDAS from the coding sequence ATGACCATCTCTTCGATCGCCATCGTGGGCGCGCGGGGCGGCATGGGGCGGCTTTTCGTGAATCGGTGCCGCGAGGCGGGCCTGGACGTCCGCGAGCTGGACCGACCGCTGACGCCGGAGAAAGTGGCGGCGGCCGTGGACGGCGCGGACATGGTGCTTTTGTCCGTGCCGGTGACGGTCACGGGCGACGTGGCGAGGTGCGTGGTCCCGGCCATGAAACCTGGGGCGATATTGGCCGACGTGGGTTCGGTGAAGGTCTTGCCGGTGCAGGACATGCTGTCGGCGTATCAGGGTCCGGTGGTGGGCACGCATCCCCTTTTCGGCCCCAATCCCGCGACCGGGGAGAAGACCGGGGCGGATGGGACGGCCGAGGCCTTGCGGGTGGCCGTGATGCCCGGCTGCCCGGGCCGTGACGAGGCGGCTGCGCAGGCCGTCGAGAGGTTCATGGAAACGTTGGGATTCGTCGCGTTTCGCACCGACCCGCACGAGCACGACCGGGCCATGGCCTTCGTGCAGGGACTCAATTTCGTGACCACGGTGGCCTATCTGGCCGCCCAGCAAAACGCCGGGGACATCGAGAAATTCATCACTCCGTCGTTCACGAGGCGACTGGCCGCCGCGAAAAAGCTCATCCTGGAGGACGCCGGGCTCTTCGGGGTGCTGTTTGAGGCCAACCCGCACAGCCAGGAGGCCGTGCGCACCTATCGCAACTTCCTCAACGTGGCCGCCGGGGGCGACGTGGATCTGCTGGCCACGCGCGCCGCAGCCTGGTGGAGCCGGGAACCCTCCGCAAAGGACGCATCATGA
- the trpD gene encoding anthranilate phosphoribosyltransferase, which translates to MDKFVEALELLAVGKNLPEDLAMTAFRSMYSGEMPNSCVGAFLMGLKTKGESAVEIAAGVKAALEEARLVPGLTGDRIDTCGTGGDNTCSFNCSTAVALYLAAMGHKVVKHGNRAVSSACGSADAVEALGFDLVVEPDAVKASLDATNFVFLFAPSYHPAFKRIGPIRKELGARTLFNLMGPLLNPARPTHQILGVPTARHVPLMAEVLALTGLRRGVVVHGAGGFDELTPFGPADVCYVRDGWLKRDRIDPADFGFPAHKPGDVVVSGRDEAVDTLRGLLAGVGPQAMLDMLALNLGAALHLLEDLPLAAAMDKAREAVAAGLAAKAFGETHA; encoded by the coding sequence ATGGACAAGTTCGTTGAAGCGCTGGAACTTCTGGCCGTGGGCAAAAACCTCCCCGAGGATCTGGCCATGACCGCCTTCCGCTCCATGTACAGCGGCGAGATGCCCAACTCCTGCGTGGGCGCGTTCCTCATGGGGCTCAAGACCAAGGGCGAATCCGCCGTGGAGATCGCGGCCGGGGTCAAGGCCGCCCTGGAAGAGGCCCGGCTCGTTCCCGGCCTGACGGGCGACCGCATCGACACCTGCGGCACGGGCGGCGACAACACCTGCTCGTTTAACTGCTCCACCGCCGTGGCCCTGTACCTTGCGGCCATGGGACACAAGGTGGTCAAGCACGGCAACCGGGCCGTCTCCAGCGCCTGCGGTTCGGCCGACGCCGTGGAGGCCCTGGGTTTCGACCTGGTGGTCGAACCCGATGCCGTCAAGGCCTCGCTCGACGCCACCAACTTCGTCTTCCTCTTCGCCCCCAGCTACCACCCGGCGTTCAAGCGCATCGGCCCCATCCGCAAGGAGCTGGGCGCGCGCACCCTGTTCAACCTCATGGGGCCCCTGCTCAACCCCGCCCGGCCCACGCACCAGATCCTTGGCGTGCCCACCGCGCGCCACGTGCCGCTCATGGCCGAGGTGCTGGCGCTCACGGGCCTTCGGCGCGGCGTGGTGGTGCACGGCGCGGGCGGCTTCGACGAGCTGACCCCGTTCGGCCCGGCCGACGTCTGCTACGTGCGCGACGGCTGGCTCAAGCGCGACCGCATCGACCCGGCCGATTTCGGCTTCCCGGCGCACAAGCCCGGCGACGTGGTGGTCTCCGGCCGCGACGAGGCCGTGGATACCCTGCGCGGTCTTTTGGCCGGCGTGGGGCCCCAGGCCATGCTGGACATGCTGGCCTTGAACCTCGGCGCGGCCCTGCATCTGCTCGAAGACCTGCCCCTGGCCGCCGCCATGGACAAGGCCCGGGAGGCCGTGGCCGCTGGCCTGGCCGCCAAGGCCTTCGGAGAAACCCATGCTTGA
- the pheA gene encoding prephenate dehydratase, translated as MAAKKPSPAASPEALEGFLAGVRREIDDIDDHILALLNRRAAASIEVGKRKDGTHQAVFKPFREKEVLKRLVAENSGPLPAEHLRIIYREILSSSRRLQRPEKVVFLGPEGTFSHFAAMATLGRAGEFEPKPSIDDVFAAVASREADLGLVPLENSLQGTVGQSLDLFMRHDVFVQAEVYCKISHSLLSKATELARIKTVYSHPQPLAQCAGWLRANLPGAKIIPTESTAAAALRILKMPSAAAIGHSRLGEMHNLNVLASHIEDLPDNWTRFLIIGPSDTKQENRDKTSILFNLPDKPGSLHAVLEKLAGRDINMTKLESRPFRGEKWKYVFFADLQCDLSRAEYAKLLDELRACTHSLRILGCYPAGPHIDVSGKMEVIEE; from the coding sequence ATGGCCGCCAAAAAGCCCTCACCCGCCGCCTCCCCCGAGGCCCTGGAAGGATTCCTGGCCGGGGTGCGCCGGGAGATCGACGACATCGACGACCATATCCTGGCGCTTCTCAACCGCCGGGCCGCCGCCAGCATCGAGGTCGGCAAGCGCAAGGACGGCACCCACCAGGCCGTGTTCAAGCCCTTCCGCGAAAAGGAGGTTCTCAAACGCCTGGTGGCCGAAAACTCCGGCCCCCTGCCCGCCGAGCACCTGCGCATCATCTACCGGGAGATCCTGTCCTCCTCCCGCCGCCTGCAACGCCCGGAAAAGGTCGTCTTCCTCGGCCCCGAAGGCACGTTCTCCCACTTCGCGGCCATGGCCACCCTGGGCCGGGCCGGGGAGTTCGAGCCCAAGCCCTCCATCGACGACGTGTTCGCCGCCGTGGCCTCCCGCGAGGCGGACCTGGGGCTCGTTCCCCTGGAAAACTCCCTGCAGGGCACCGTGGGGCAAAGCCTGGACCTCTTTATGCGCCACGACGTCTTCGTCCAGGCCGAGGTCTACTGCAAGATCAGCCATTCGCTGCTCTCCAAGGCCACGGAGCTGGCCCGCATAAAGACCGTCTATTCCCACCCCCAACCCCTGGCCCAGTGCGCCGGGTGGCTGCGGGCCAACCTCCCGGGGGCCAAGATCATCCCCACCGAAAGCACCGCCGCCGCCGCCCTGCGCATCCTCAAAATGCCCTCGGCCGCCGCCATCGGCCACAGCCGTCTGGGGGAGATGCACAACTTAAACGTCCTGGCCAGCCACATCGAAGACCTGCCCGACAACTGGACCCGGTTCCTGATCATCGGCCCAAGCGACACCAAGCAGGAGAACCGGGACAAGACCTCCATCCTCTTCAACCTCCCGGACAAGCCCGGCTCGCTGCACGCGGTCCTGGAAAAACTGGCCGGGCGCGACATCAACATGACCAAGCTCGAATCCCGGCCGTTTCGGGGCGAGAAATGGAAATACGTGTTTTTTGCCGACCTGCAGTGCGACTTAAGCCGCGCCGAATACGCCAAACTCCTGGACGAACTGCGGGCCTGCACCCACAGCCTGCGCATTCTGGGCTGCTACCCGGCCGGGCCGCATATCGACGTGTCGGGCAAAATGGAGGTCATCGAGGAATGA
- a CDS encoding indole-3-glycerol phosphate synthase TrpC: protein MLEKFRAAKRPEIEKLMALAESGGLPPPLPGPRPSFSGAILDRAVPGERAAVIAEYKRASPSKGDINLGLSPADVARIYADNGAACISVLTEEAYFKGSLDYLDEAAQAAPGMPLLRKDFLVHPLQVAQTAAHPAAALLLIVRMLDDTALADMLRVTYDMGLEAVVEVFDEKDLDRAEVHGAHIIQVNNRDLDTLTVDLAVSERLSARKRPGRIWISASGISRPDQAARMAQLGFDAVLVGTSIMAGTDPGRTLAGLVQAKARKEGA, encoded by the coding sequence ATGCTTGAGAAGTTTCGCGCCGCCAAACGGCCCGAGATCGAGAAACTCATGGCCCTGGCCGAGTCCGGCGGCCTGCCGCCGCCGCTGCCCGGCCCCCGGCCGTCTTTTTCCGGGGCCATCCTGGACCGGGCCGTACCGGGCGAGCGCGCCGCCGTCATCGCCGAATACAAGCGGGCCTCGCCCTCCAAGGGCGACATCAACCTGGGGCTGTCCCCGGCCGACGTGGCCCGCATCTACGCGGACAACGGCGCGGCCTGCATCTCTGTTTTGACCGAGGAGGCCTATTTCAAAGGCAGCCTCGACTACCTGGACGAGGCGGCCCAGGCCGCACCCGGCATGCCGCTTCTGCGCAAGGACTTCCTCGTCCACCCCCTCCAGGTGGCCCAGACCGCCGCCCATCCGGCTGCGGCCCTGCTGCTCATCGTGCGCATGCTCGACGACACGGCCCTGGCGGACATGCTGCGGGTGACCTACGACATGGGCCTTGAGGCCGTGGTAGAGGTCTTCGACGAAAAAGACCTGGACCGGGCCGAGGTGCATGGCGCGCACATCATCCAGGTCAACAACCGCGACCTGGACACGCTCACCGTGGATCTGGCCGTGTCCGAACGCCTGTCGGCGCGCAAGCGCCCGGGCCGCATCTGGATTTCCGCCAGCGGCATCTCGCGTCCCGACCAGGCCGCCCGCATGGCGCAGCTCGGCTTCGACGCCGTGCTGGTCGGCACCTCCATCATGGCCGGGACCGACCCCGGCCGAACCCTGGCCGGACTGGTCCAAGCCAAAGCCCGCAAGGAGGGCGCATGA
- the trpA gene encoding tryptophan synthase subunit alpha: protein MSQSILTQRIREATARGKKALIPFLPGGFPDKERFFTELDMLDAAGADIIEIGVPFSDPVADGPTVEQASLDCLLNGTCLSWILWELAKRKGQYRAALVLMGYYNPFLQYGLDKLGEDMSDAGVSGCIVPDLPLEESGPMREALLAHGVDVICLVGLNTPVERMKAYAKTARGFVYFVSVLGTTGVRESLPEKIKARLADVKKVFDLPVALGFGIKTPQQLAQFGDLIDAAVFGSALIDHIRAGGDSASFMARWA from the coding sequence GTGAGCCAGTCGATTCTGACGCAGCGCATCCGGGAGGCGACAGCCCGAGGCAAAAAGGCGCTCATCCCGTTTCTGCCCGGCGGATTTCCGGACAAGGAGCGGTTTTTCACAGAGCTGGACATGCTTGACGCGGCAGGCGCGGACATCATCGAGATCGGGGTGCCGTTTTCCGATCCCGTGGCCGACGGCCCAACCGTGGAGCAGGCCTCGCTGGACTGCCTCTTAAACGGCACCTGCCTGTCCTGGATTTTGTGGGAGTTGGCCAAGCGCAAGGGTCAGTATCGGGCGGCGCTGGTGCTCATGGGCTATTACAACCCGTTTTTGCAGTACGGCCTGGACAAACTCGGCGAGGACATGAGCGACGCCGGGGTGTCGGGCTGCATCGTGCCCGACCTGCCGCTGGAGGAATCCGGCCCCATGCGCGAGGCGCTTTTGGCGCATGGCGTGGATGTGATCTGCCTGGTGGGGCTCAATACGCCCGTGGAGCGCATGAAGGCCTATGCCAAGACCGCCCGGGGGTTCGTCTATTTCGTGTCGGTGCTGGGGACCACGGGGGTGCGCGAGAGCCTGCCCGAGAAGATCAAAGCGCGCCTGGCCGACGTGAAAAAGGTGTTCGATCTGCCCGTGGCCCTGGGGTTCGGCATCAAGACCCCGCAGCAACTGGCCCAGTTCGGGGACTTGATCGACGCGGCGGTGTTCGGCAGCGCGCTCATTGACCATATCCGCGCCGGGGGCGATTCGGCGTCGTTCATGGCCCGTTGGGCCTGA
- the aroA gene encoding 3-phosphoshikimate 1-carboxyvinyltransferase: MSTVVISAPASKSVSHRLLICAALAEGQSRVTGVLESQDLERTRACLSAMGAGIEGKGGDYAVTGVAGAPRGGAAEPAVLDVGESGTTCRLIVAVAAAGQGLFTVSGRGRMHDRPIGELTRVLEGLGAAIAFPGKPDCPPLAITASGLSEGEVEITLEESSQYLSGLLLASPLAAGPLTILVTGTKAVSWPYVAVTLTAMRDCGVPVTVETKCGDAWVVTDPAAITKAEPGRLRFLCRPGRYQPGARRVEGDWSNASYFLAAGALGARPVQVVNLRRDSAQGDTAMVDILGRMGARLTQDADSVTVFPSPLSGVTVDMGHCPDLVPTIAATAAMAVGATTIRNVAHLRIKESDRLAALADNLTRAGARALVMPDGLRIEPGLIPPQDTVSFATYDDHRMAMSMALFGLRGVTARFDNPGCVAKSFPHFFDEWSKVTG, translated from the coding sequence ATGAGCACCGTCGTCATAAGCGCCCCGGCCTCCAAGTCCGTCTCGCACCGGCTGCTGATTTGCGCCGCTCTGGCCGAGGGGCAGTCGCGGGTGACGGGCGTGCTGGAGAGCCAGGACCTGGAGCGCACCCGGGCGTGTCTTTCGGCCATGGGCGCGGGCATCGAAGGCAAGGGCGGCGACTACGCCGTCACCGGCGTGGCCGGAGCGCCCCGGGGCGGCGCGGCCGAGCCTGCCGTCCTGGACGTGGGCGAGTCCGGCACCACCTGCCGCCTGATCGTGGCCGTGGCCGCCGCCGGGCAGGGGCTCTTCACCGTATCCGGCCGGGGCCGCATGCATGACCGGCCCATCGGCGAACTGACCCGGGTGCTGGAAGGCCTGGGCGCTGCGATAGCCTTTCCCGGCAAGCCCGATTGCCCGCCGCTCGCCATCACGGCCTCGGGACTCTCCGAGGGCGAGGTCGAGATCACCCTGGAGGAAAGCAGCCAATATCTCTCGGGGCTGCTTTTGGCCTCGCCCCTGGCCGCAGGACCGCTGACCATCCTGGTCACGGGCACAAAGGCCGTGTCCTGGCCCTATGTGGCCGTGACGCTCACCGCCATGCGCGACTGCGGCGTGCCCGTGACCGTCGAGACCAAATGCGGCGACGCCTGGGTCGTCACCGATCCGGCGGCCATCACCAAGGCCGAACCCGGCCGCTTGCGGTTTCTGTGCCGCCCCGGCCGCTACCAGCCCGGCGCGCGCCGGGTGGAGGGCGACTGGTCCAACGCCTCCTACTTCCTGGCCGCAGGCGCGCTCGGCGCGCGTCCCGTCCAGGTCGTGAATCTGCGCCGCGACTCGGCCCAGGGCGACACGGCCATGGTGGACATCCTGGGCCGCATGGGCGCGCGCCTGACCCAGGATGCCGACTCGGTCACGGTCTTCCCCTCCCCCCTTTCCGGCGTCACGGTGGACATGGGGCATTGCCCCGATCTCGTGCCCACCATCGCCGCCACGGCCGCCATGGCCGTGGGCGCCACGACCATCCGCAATGTGGCGCATCTGCGTATCAAGGAATCCGACCGGCTGGCGGCCCTGGCCGACAACCTGACCCGGGCCGGGGCCAGGGCATTGGTTATGCCCGACGGGCTGCGCATCGAGCCGGGGCTTATCCCGCCCCAGGACACCGTGTCCTTCGCCACCTACGACGACCACCGCATGGCCATGAGCATGGCGCTCTTCGGACTTCGCGGCGTGACCGCGCGCTTCGACAACCCCGGCTGCGTCGCCAAATCGTTCCCGCACTTCTTCGACGAATGGAGCAAGGTGACAGGATGA
- a CDS encoding phosphoribosylanthranilate isomerase, translated as MISQTPFFKVCGLTRPDDVTACLAAGAAMTGFIFAAKSPRRITPEQALGLPRGDAYRVGVFVEQDIAEVVRIMEAAELDLAQLHGRQSEAFCRAVGPERVIKALWPEKLGSKEAIQKAMDRFAESCAFFLLDAGTSGGGHGRSMDFSLVAGLEPPQPWLLAGGLGLHNMEAALDTAAPTGLDLNSGLETSPGVKDHAAVAQAGAILAGRWPQGGQKNE; from the coding sequence ATGATCTCCCAGACGCCCTTTTTCAAAGTCTGCGGGCTGACCCGGCCCGACGACGTCACCGCCTGCCTGGCCGCAGGCGCGGCCATGACCGGATTCATCTTCGCGGCCAAAAGCCCGCGCCGCATCACCCCCGAACAGGCCCTCGGCCTGCCGCGCGGCGACGCCTACCGGGTGGGCGTCTTCGTGGAGCAGGACATCGCCGAGGTTGTGCGCATCATGGAGGCCGCCGAACTCGATCTGGCCCAGCTCCACGGCCGCCAGAGCGAGGCCTTCTGCCGCGCCGTCGGCCCCGAGCGGGTGATCAAGGCCCTGTGGCCGGAAAAGCTCGGCTCCAAAGAGGCCATCCAAAAGGCCATGGACCGCTTCGCCGAGTCCTGCGCCTTTTTCCTGCTCGACGCCGGAACCTCCGGCGGCGGCCACGGCCGGTCCATGGATTTCTCCCTGGTGGCGGGCCTTGAGCCGCCGCAACCCTGGCTGCTGGCCGGGGGGCTCGGGCTGCACAACATGGAGGCCGCCCTGGATACGGCCGCGCCCACGGGCCTGGACCTCAATTCGGGACTGGAAACATCCCCCGGCGTCAAGGACCACGCCGCCGTCGCCCAGGCCGGGGCCATCCTGGCCGGACGATGGCCGCAAGGCGGCCAAAAAAATGAGTGA
- a CDS encoding anthranilate synthase component I family protein, which produces MTNAITLTQRGQRLPADVQTPISLFLGLVGEKPGILLESAEVDGRLGRFSVIAWDFRLRVDIRDGRLRVHAKDKRLAELEELSGAPFVDGLRELTQRLTILPPQEFADLPPISRALCGYFGYGAAGIFEPKLAPDLPPEKAEACLVLPGKVVVFDHLKHCCSYLTLDESGRSRLDIDHSNIYHAMERPVLGAVTASPGQEGYMAAVSTAKDMIRAGECIQVVLSTRFSAPFSGNPFVVYRRLRQVNPSPYMFFMRLPRLTLLGSSPELLVRCQDGALTTCPIAGTRPRGATPAQDAALAAELLADPKERAEHVMLVDLGRNDLGRIAAPGTVKVEKFMEVEKFSHVMHIVSYVTAKLKDGLDALDVLASTFPAGTLSGAPKVRAMQIIAELEKTPRGPYAGSIGWIGLDPGRVDLDTGITIRSLWIRDGMLSWQAGAGIVYDSDPAREWTECQNKARVLAEVLASKEGGDVFTY; this is translated from the coding sequence ATGACAAACGCAATCACGTTGACGCAGCGGGGGCAAAGGCTCCCGGCCGACGTACAGACCCCCATCAGCCTGTTTTTGGGATTGGTGGGCGAAAAACCGGGCATTCTGCTGGAGAGCGCCGAGGTGGACGGCCGCCTGGGGCGCTTCAGCGTCATCGCCTGGGATTTCCGGCTGCGGGTGGATATCCGGGACGGACGGCTCCGGGTGCATGCCAAGGACAAGCGTCTGGCCGAACTGGAGGAGCTGTCCGGCGCGCCGTTCGTGGACGGCCTGCGGGAGCTGACCCAGCGCCTGACGATCCTGCCGCCGCAGGAATTCGCCGACCTGCCGCCCATTTCCCGCGCCCTGTGCGGCTATTTCGGCTACGGCGCGGCCGGGATCTTCGAACCCAAGCTGGCCCCGGACCTGCCGCCGGAGAAGGCCGAGGCGTGTCTGGTCCTGCCGGGCAAGGTGGTGGTCTTCGACCATCTCAAGCACTGCTGCTCGTACCTGACCCTGGACGAGAGCGGCCGGTCCAGGCTGGATATCGACCATTCGAACATCTACCACGCCATGGAGCGGCCGGTGCTCGGCGCGGTGACCGCCTCTCCGGGCCAGGAGGGCTACATGGCGGCCGTATCCACGGCCAAGGACATGATCCGGGCCGGGGAGTGCATCCAGGTAGTGCTGTCCACGCGCTTTTCCGCGCCCTTTTCCGGCAACCCCTTCGTGGTCTACCGCCGCTTGCGGCAGGTGAACCCCTCCCCCTACATGTTTTTCATGCGCCTGCCCCGGCTGACCCTGCTCGGTTCCTCGCCGGAGCTTTTGGTGCGCTGCCAGGACGGGGCCCTGACCACCTGCCCCATCGCCGGAACCCGGCCGCGCGGGGCCACTCCGGCCCAGGATGCGGCGCTGGCCGCCGAGCTTCTGGCCGACCCCAAGGAGCGGGCCGAGCACGTCATGCTGGTGGATCTGGGGAGAAACGACCTGGGCCGCATCGCCGCCCCGGGCACGGTCAAGGTGGAGAAGTTCATGGAGGTGGAAAAGTTTTCCCACGTCATGCACATCGTGTCCTACGTGACCGCGAAGCTCAAAGACGGCCTGGACGCCCTGGACGTCCTGGCCTCCACCTTCCCGGCCGGAACCCTGTCCGGCGCGCCCAAAGTGCGGGCCATGCAGATCATCGCCGAGTTGGAAAAGACCCCGCGCGGGCCCTATGCCGGGTCCATCGGCTGGATCGGCCTGGACCCGGGCCGGGTGGACCTGGACACCGGCATCACCATCCGCAGCCTGTGGATTCGCGACGGCATGCTGTCGTGGCAGGCGGGCGCGGGCATCGTCTACGATTCGGACCCGGCCAGGGAATGGACGGAATGTCAAAACAAGGCCCGGGTGCTGGCTGAAGTCCTGGCATCCAAGGAGGGCGGCGATGTTTTTACTTATTGA
- the trpB gene encoding tryptophan synthase subunit beta, producing MKKSYFGEFGGQFVPELLMPPLMEIEEAMEKIIPTKAFQAELAALLADYVGRPSPLYLCPNLSKRLGVNLWLKREDLNHTGAHKINNTMGQGLLTKYMGKSVLLAETGAGQHGVATATAAAMLGLRCTVYMGAEDVRRQSHNVRRMHLLGAQVVPVQSGTKTLKDAINAALRVWIADQETTHYCFGTAAGPHPFPTLVRLFQSIISREAKAQFQEKIGKLPDYVVACVGGGSNAIGMFHEFVPHREVTLIGVEAAGTGQPGCYHSAPLSLGRPGVLHGAVSMLLQTEDGQIMPSHSIAPGLDYPGVGPEHAHLQKTGRARYDTVNDTGALRAFSALCREEGIIPALESCHAVAWVLEHAHELPPGCHVAVCLSGRGDKDLGIIEEYLEKGGTL from the coding sequence ATGAAGAAAAGTTATTTCGGAGAGTTCGGAGGACAGTTCGTTCCCGAGCTGCTCATGCCGCCGCTTATGGAAATCGAAGAGGCCATGGAGAAGATCATCCCCACCAAGGCCTTCCAGGCCGAGTTGGCCGCCCTTCTGGCCGACTACGTGGGGCGGCCCTCGCCCCTGTATCTGTGCCCGAACCTGTCGAAGCGGCTGGGCGTGAATCTGTGGCTGAAACGAGAGGATTTGAACCACACCGGCGCGCACAAGATCAACAACACCATGGGCCAGGGCCTTCTGACCAAATACATGGGCAAATCGGTGCTCCTGGCCGAGACGGGCGCGGGCCAGCACGGCGTGGCCACGGCCACGGCGGCGGCCATGCTGGGCCTTCGCTGCACGGTCTACATGGGGGCCGAAGACGTGCGCCGCCAGTCCCACAACGTGCGCCGCATGCACCTCCTGGGCGCGCAGGTGGTGCCCGTGCAGTCCGGCACCAAGACCCTGAAGGACGCCATCAACGCCGCGCTGCGGGTCTGGATCGCCGACCAGGAGACCACCCACTACTGCTTCGGCACGGCCGCCGGGCCGCACCCCTTCCCCACCCTGGTGCGCCTGTTCCAGTCCATCATCAGCCGCGAGGCCAAGGCCCAGTTCCAGGAAAAGATCGGGAAGCTGCCGGACTACGTGGTGGCCTGCGTGGGCGGCGGCTCCAACGCCATCGGCATGTTCCACGAGTTCGTGCCGCACCGCGAGGTCACGCTCATCGGGGTCGAGGCCGCCGGGACCGGCCAGCCGGGCTGCTACCATTCCGCGCCCCTGTCCCTGGGACGCCCCGGCGTTTTGCATGGGGCCGTGAGCATGCTGCTTCAGACCGAGGACGGCCAGATCATGCCCTCGCACTCCATCGCCCCGGGCCTGGACTATCCCGGCGTCGGCCCGGAGCACGCCCACCTGCAAAAGACCGGGCGCGCCCGCTACGACACCGTCAACGACACCGGCGCGCTGCGGGCCTTCTCGGCCCTGTGCCGCGAGGAAGGCATCATCCCGGCCCTGGAAAGCTGCCACGCCGTGGCCTGGGTGCTGGAGCACGCCCACGAACTGCCGCCGGGCTGCCATGTGGCCGTGTGCCTGTCCGGCCGGGGCGACAAGGATCTGGGGATCATCGAGGAATATCTGGAGAAAGGGGGGACGTTGTGA
- a CDS encoding anthranilate synthase component II: MFLLIDNFDSFTFNVVQAFQMLGKDPEVKKNDDPSILELASSGTLDMVCISPGPSTPENAGLCLKFLERLPKEVPVLGICLGHQILGHFAGAPVVVADRIMHGKTSMVSHRETGLFTGLPNPFECCRYHSLLVKAARAADRLEITAWTEENEVMGLSWRGRPWVGVQFHPESVFTPDGMKLLANFPENILPQGAGR; encoded by the coding sequence ATGTTTTTACTTATTGATAACTTCGACTCCTTCACCTTCAACGTGGTGCAGGCCTTCCAGATGCTCGGCAAAGACCCCGAGGTCAAAAAAAACGACGACCCGTCCATCCTGGAACTGGCGTCGTCCGGCACGCTCGACATGGTGTGCATCTCGCCGGGGCCCAGCACCCCGGAAAACGCCGGGCTGTGCCTGAAGTTTTTAGAAAGGCTCCCCAAGGAAGTCCCGGTCCTGGGCATCTGCCTGGGGCACCAGATCCTGGGGCATTTCGCTGGCGCGCCGGTGGTCGTGGCGGACAGGATCATGCACGGCAAGACGTCCATGGTCAGCCACCGCGAGACCGGGCTTTTCACCGGGCTGCCCAACCCCTTTGAGTGCTGCCGCTACCATTCGCTTCTGGTCAAGGCCGCCCGAGCCGCGGACAGGCTGGAGATCACGGCCTGGACCGAGGAAAACGAGGTCATGGGGCTTTCCTGGCGGGGGCGGCCCTGGGTGGGGGTGCAGTTTCATCCCGAATCGGTCTTCACCCCGGACGGCATGAAGCTTCTGGCCAATTTTCCGGAGAACATCCTCCCCCAGGGAGCGGGCCGTTAA